A window of Harpia harpyja isolate bHarHar1 chromosome 23, bHarHar1 primary haplotype, whole genome shotgun sequence contains these coding sequences:
- the HAL gene encoding histidine ammonia-lyase, with translation MPRYTVHVRGEWLAVPCLNSTNTIGWLGKEAVRRYMKNKPDNGGFASVEEVKFYIRRCKGLGLLDLDDTVEDALEDNEFVEVVIEGDIMSPDFIPSQPEGVHLYSKYREPEQYIFLDGNSLATEDLVNLGKGLYKIKLTPEAEARVKQSREVIERIVKEQTVVYGITTGFGKFARTVIPNNKLRELQVNLVRSHSAGVGKPLSPERSRMLLALRINVLAKGYSGISLETLQQVIEAFNASCLPYIPEKGTVGASGDLAPLSHLALGLIGEGKMWSPKSGWADAKYVLEAHGLRPITLKPKEGLALINGTQMITSLGCEAVERAGAIARQADIIAALTLEVLKGTTRAFDTDIHAVRPHRGQAEVAFRFRSLLDSDHHPSEIAESHRFCDRVQDAYTMRCCPQVHGVVNDTIAFVKDIMTTEINSATDNPMVFAERAETISGGNFHGEYPAKALDYLAIGVHELAAISERRIERLCNPSLSELPAFLVTEGGLNSGFMIAHCTAAALVSENKALCHPSSVDSLSTSAATEDHVSMGGWAARKALRVIEHVEQVLAIELLAACQGIEFLRPLRTTTPLEKVYDLVRSVVRPWMKDRFMAPDIEAAHRLLVEQKVWEVAKPYIEKYRREHIPESRPISPTAFSLGSLEMNTGVSHDHRHQNEL, from the exons ATGCCGAGATACACGGTGCACGTCCGAGGAGAATGGCTGGCAGTGCCGTGCCTAAACTCCACAAACACAATTGGGTGGCTAGGAAAGGAAGCTGTGAGACGGTACATGAAGAACAAACCTGACAACGGGGGATTTGCCTCGGTGGAAGAAGTAAAATTTTACATTCGAAGGTGCAAGGGACTTGGCTTGCTGGATCTTGATGATACAGTGGAGGATGCTCTAGAGGACAATGAATTTGTTGAAGTTG TTATAGAAGGAGATATAATGTCTCCAGATTTCATACCATCTCAGCCAGAAGGAGTTCATTT ATACAGCAAATACCGAGAACCAGAACAG TATATTTTTTTAGATGGCAACAGCTTAGCCACAGAGGACTTGGTCAATTTAGGAAAGGGGCTCTACAAGATAAAG cTCACACCTGAAGCTGAAGCTAGAGTCAAACAATCACGAGAAGTGATTGAAAGGATTGTAAAGGAACAGACAG TTGTTTATGGAATCACCACGGGGTTTGGGAAGTTTGCCAGGACTGTCATCCCAAACAATAAGCTGAG ggAGCTTCAAGTGAACCTGGTTCGTTCGCATTCTGCAG GTGTGGGGAAACCTTTGAGCCCAGAGAGATCTCGCATGCTGTTGGCGCTGAGAATCAATGTCCTAGCAAAAGGATACAGTGGAATATCCCTAGAAACGCTCCAGCAAGTTATTGAAGCATTTAATG caTCCTGCCTTCCTTATATCCCTGAGAAAGGGACAGTTGGAGCCAGTGGAGACTTGGCCCCCCTCTCTCATCTTGCTCTGGGATTAATTGGAGAGGGAAAGATGTGGTCCCCAAAGAGTGGCTGGGCTGATGCTAAATAT GTCCTGGAAGCCCATGGTCTGAGACCAATTACCTTGAAACCAAAAGAG GGTCTGGCTCTCATCAATGGGACACAAATGATCACCTCGCTGGGATGCGAAGCAGTTGAAAGAGCTGGTGCTATTGCTAGACAAGCTGACATAATAGCTGCCCTTACACTTGAAGTCTTGAAGGGTACAACAAGGGCCTTTGACACTG ATATTCACGCGGTTCGCCCACATCGAGGGCAGGCTGAAGTAGCATTTCGATTCAGGTCCCTTCTAGATTCTGACCATCATCCATCAGAAATAGCAG AGAGCCATAGATTCTGTGACCGAGTTCAGGACGCGTACACGATGCGCTGCTGCCCTCAG GTCCACGGAGTTGTAAATGATACAATTGCTTTTGTGAAGGACATCATGACAACTGAAATCAATAGTGCCACGGATAACCCT ATGGTGTTTGCTGAAAGAGCAGAGACCATTTCTGGAGGAAATTTTCATGGTGAATATCCTGCAAAG GCTCTAGACTATTTGGCAATTGGGGTGCACGAACTCGCTGCAATAAGTGAAAGAAGAATTGAGAGGCTCTGCAACCCCTCGCTCAGCGAACTGCCTGCATTTTTAGTCACCGAAGGAGGTCTGAACTCTGGCTTCATGATTGCACACTGTACAGCAGCTGCCCTGG TTTCTGAGAACAAAGCCTTGTGCCACCCCTCTTCTGTGGATTCTCTCTCAACCAGTGCTGCTACGGAGGATCACGTGTCCATGGGAGGATGGGCTGCAAGAAAAGCTTTGAGAGTTATTGAACATGTGGAACaag TTCTGGCTATTGAGCTGCTCGCGGCCTGCCAAGGCATTGAATTCCTACGCCCTCTGAGAACGACAACGCCATTGGAGAAGGTCTACGACCTTGTGCGCTCCGTTGTGAG GCCTTGGATGAAGGATCGCTTCATGGCCCCAGACATCGAAGCAGCTCACAGGCTGCTCGTGGAGCAGAAG GTGTGGGAAGTGGCTAAACCTTACATTGAAAAGTACAGGAGGGAACACATCCCTGAATCGAGACCCATTTCACCAACAGCTTTCTCCCTGGGATCGCTGGAAATGAATACGGGTGTTAGTCATGACCACAGGCATCAGAATGAACTTTAA